In Ruegeria sp. YS9, the genomic window ACAGACCGAAGCTGGCACGACAGGTCGCCGTGACACCCAGATGATCCATAAGCGGGCCTGCGCAGTGATGCCCGGCGCGGACGGCAACGCCTTTTTTGTCCAGAATGGTGGATACATCATGCGCATGGCCGGCCCCGTCCAGCGTAAAGCTGAAGATGGCTGCCTTGTCTGGCCGCGTGCCCTGAACCTGAAGCCAGTTGAGACCGTTCAGGCGCTGCATCGCATAGTCCCGCAAGCCGGATTCATGGGCGGCAATGTTTTCCATTCCCAAATCCATCATGTATTCCAGCGCAACGCCCAGGCCGATGGTTTGGACAATGCCGGGTGTTCCGGCCTCGAACTTCATAGGCGGATCGTTGTAGATCACCTGATCCTTGCTGACCTCTTTGATCATGTCACCGCCACCGATAAAGGGGCGCATCTCGGCCATGCGTTCGGACTTGATGTAGATCGCACCCGACCCCGACGGGCCATACAGCTTGTGGCCGGTGATGGCGTAAAAGTCGCAACCGATGTCTTGAACGTTCACCGGCATATGCACCGCGCCCTGACTGCCATCAACCAGCACCGGAACGCCCCTGGCATGTGCACCTTCGGTGATGGCTTTGACATCCACGACAGTACCCAGAACATTGGAACATTGCGTCACGGCCACAAGTTTGGTTTTTGGGCCGATCGCATCGATCACCGCCTGGGGATCCAGCCCTCCGTCAGCGTCCACATCCACCCACTTCAGAACGACGCCCTGCCGTTCCCGCAGGAAATGCCAGGGCACGATGTTGGCGTGATGCTCCATGACGCTCAGGACGATCTCATCCCCGGCTTCGAGGCGCGGCATGGCCCAGCCATAGGCAACAAGATTTATTCCTTCGGTCGTTCCGGAATTCAGAACGATCTCATCCTCGTTCGATGCCCCCAGGAAACGGGCGATGATGCCGCGAACGGCTTCGTATTTCTCGGTCGACAGATTGGACAGATAGTGCAATCCACGGTGAACATTCGAATACTCTTCGGAATAGGCACGGGTCACCGCATCGATGACGACCTGAGGCTTCTGAGCCGACGCACCGTTGTCCAGATAGGTCAGCGGCTTGCCATTCACCTGACGTGACAGGATCGGAAAGTCAGAGCGAATTTTCTGCACATCATACATGATACGGTTTTCCTAGACAGGCGCGGCCGGTGTTAAATACAGGACGAAGGGAACCGCAATCAGGGCTGACAACAGAATTACGGCGAAGGATTTCCAAAGGGATCCGAATTGATGCGCTTCGTTCAGGAAATGAAGCGTGATGTAAAGGCTCAGGATCGCCGTCGCGAACAGCATCATCATCATCAGAAACGGCATCGTCAGGCTTAGAACAAGGGTCATGACCAGGGCAACGATTTGCAGGAACTGCAACCACACTGTCAGGACCATCAGATCGTCAAAGCTTGCTTTGCCGCCTATCGCTTTTCCGACGACGAAGAACGCGAGGATGCTCAGCAGCATTGCTCCGGCGGACCGCAGCAAAACAACGGGGATACTTTCGGGTGGCGGTGCGATTTGACCCTGCGGCACGGGGACCGACAAATCGATGCCCAACTGCACGAGACAGTTCAGAACCACTGCCAGCGCAAAGGCCAACCACAAACCTTCCCGCCCCGGCTTCAGGGACAACAGCTGGCGGGCGGCTTGGTCGGGGCTTCTGATCGTCAGAACCGCCAGAGCGCCAAGGGAATTGATCGTCATGCAGCGGACCTTTGTACTTGTCTCAGACCGGATAACCAGAACCAGACAAAAACAGCAACCCAGGCGACACCCACAATTGTCAAAGCGGGCCCGGGCCCGATGAACCCGGCAACCAGACCATTCAACAAGACCAGGGGGGCGGATGCCAACAACGCCCAGAACAGGGCCAGTCGTGCGCCATAGGCTGTGCCCTGCCCGCCCGCCATCCGCGCCGCCCAATAGGAAACCAGCGCCAGCGTATAGAAAAACAACGGCAATATGAACACCGACCCCAGCAAGGCACCGCCCAGAAGCATGTTCAGCTCGACACCTTCAATATGCGCTTTGCGGGCAAGGCTGGGCATTTGCGCAACAAAGGCCACCACGCAAAAGGCCATGACAAACACCAGCGCCCTGTCTTCCCGCTGACCCATTTCTAGAAGCCGGTGCACCACGCGCCCCGGCCCCCGGTATGTGGCCAGTATGTCAGACGAGACAGCCATCAGCCACGACGCGCCAGCCACCCTTCCAGACGGCTTACGATCTCGTCCGTCAAGGCGCTGTCTTCGATCTCATCCACTGCTTCGGCAAGAAAGGCCAAAGTCAGCATGTTGGTCGCATCCTTGACCGGCACGCCACGGGACCGCAGATAGAACAGCGCGGTTTCGTCGATCGCACCCGAGGTCGAACCATGCGAACACGCCACGTCATCGGCATAGATCTCAAGCTCGGGCTTGGCGAGGAACTGGCTGTCACCGTCCAGAAGCAGCGATTGGCTGATCTGGTAACCGTCTGTCTTCTGGGCGCCTTCCTTGACCAGGATCTTGCCCTGGAACACGCCGGTCGCCCCGTTGCGCAGCACTTTCTTGAACACCTGCCGGCTTTCGCAGTTTACCGCGTCATGGGTGATGAAGACCGTGTCGTCATGATGGAAGTCGCCATCGCCAACACAGGCCCCGGCCACATGGGCGACCGCGTCATCGCCGGTCAGCTCGACGACCTGCTCATTGCGGGTCAGCACGCCGTTCACGGTCAAAGTGAAGGACTTGTAGACCGATTCCGTGCCCAGACGGGTGAACATATGCGTCGCGGCCCGGCGTTCATGGTCCCTGCCCTGCGCGCGCACATGGTGCAGCGTGCCCTTGTCGGCAATGTCGATCTCCATGCATTTGTTGAAGCGTGACGCAGCCGGGCCGGTTTCCAGAATGGTGGCCTCGGCCCCGCTTTCCACACGAACGACATGATGCAGGATCGCATCCGAGACCGGCGACGCATGACGATAGATCAGGTTGATCGGTTTGGACGGTTTGCCAGTAACGTGAATCGCCACACCATCCGACGCAAAGGCCGTGTTCAACGCCGCCAACGGGCGCTGGACCGGGGACTGACCGCGCGCTTCAAGTACGCCATACAGGTCTTTCGCCCAATGAATGTCCTTGCAGCAGATATCCTCGAGCCGGTCGATGGTCACGCCTTCCAGCGACAGGTCGTCCGACTCTTCGGCACTGAATTCACCGTCCACGAAGACGATGTTCAGCCGGTCGAGCTCGCTGAACATCAACGGCTCATCATCGGCAAACACCGCCGCCGGAGGCGCGTCTGGCGAGACAAGCGTATCCGGTTGAGTGTATTTCCAATATTCGTCACGCCGTCCGGGCAGACCGGTTTCCAGAACACGCGCCAGCGCGTCTTCGCGCGCGGCGCGGGTGCAGCCCGCATCGGGCATGATCAAGGCAGACAGCCGGGCCTCGGTTGCGGATTGTTTGACTTCGGGCAAGGCCATCAGTTCACCTCGGCAAGAATATCGGCATAACCGTTGTTTTCAACCTCAAGCGCCAGTTCGGGGCCACCGGTCTTGACAATACGGCCATCAGCCATGATGTGCACGACGTCGGGTTTGATGTGATCCAGCAGGCGCTGGTAATGGGTGATGACCAGGAACCCACGATCTTCATCGCGCAGGGCATTCACACCTTCGGCGACCAGCTTCATCGCGTCCACATCCAGACCCGAGTCGGTTTCGTCCATGATGCACATCTTGGGTTCCAGCATAGCCATTTGCAGGATTTCATTGCGCTTTTTCTCGCCACCCGAGAAGCCCACATTGACCGGACGCTTGAGCATATCCGCGTCGATCTTCAACGTCTTGGCTTTGGCACGCACTTCCTTGAGGAAATCCGCCGCGGACAACTCGTCCTCACCACGCGCCTTGCGCTGAGCATTTACGGCGGTGCGCAGGAAAGTCATGTTGCCCACGCCCGGAATTTCCACGGGGTACTGGAACGCCAGAAATACGCCAGCAGCGGCGCGCTCTTCCGGTTCCATCTCCAGCAGGTCCTCGCCATCCAGCGTGGCAGAACCCTCGGTCACTTCGTACCCGTCGCGGCCCGACAGCACATAGCTGAGTGTTGACTTGCCTGACCCGTTCGGCCCCATGATCGCGTGTACCTTGCCGGCCTCAACCGTCAGGTCCACACCCTTGAGGATCTGCTTGTCTTCTTCTTCAAGCTTCACGTGCAGATTCTTGATTTCCAGCATTTTTTATCCTTTTGCGTATCGCAAGGGGCACCGTGGCCCCGAAACCTTCCTATCCCAGAAACTTGCGGATCAGCCGCGCGACGATCCAACCCAGGATCGCCCCTCCGCCAACCGCCCAAACCGGGTTGATGAATTCCATGTGGTTGATGTTGACGTAAGCCATACCCAGCAGACCGCCCAGAACCGGCAACGCGTACCCCAGCCAGGTCAGCACGTCCTCTTTCCGGATGCCGTTTCGTGACGCCCGCGTCATCAGCCAACCGACCCTTCCAGCGAGATTGCCACCAATTGCTGCGCTTCCATGGCGAACTCCATCGGCAGTGCTTGCAGAACGTCCTTGCAGAACCCGTTGACCACCAAGGCCACGGCCTCTTCTTCGTCCATGCCGCGCTGACGGCAGTAGAACAGCTGATCGTCATCCACCTTGGATGTCGTCGCCTCATGCTCAACCCGGGACGAGTTGTTCTTGACCTCGATATACGGAACCGTATGTGCCCCGCATTTGTCGCCGATCAGCAAACTGTCGCATTGGGTATAGTTGCGGCTGTCCTTGGCCTTCGGATGCATCGAAACCAGACCGCGATAGGTGTTCTGTGCTTTGCCTGCGCTGATGCCCTTGGACACGATGCGCGACTTGGTGTTCTTGCCCAGATGGACCATCTTGGTGCCGGTATCGGCCTGCTGATAGTTGTTGGCAATCGCGATCGAATAGAACTCACCCTGGCTTTCGTTGCCGCGCAGAATGCAGGACGGGTATTTCCACGTCACGGCCGAGCCGGTTTCGACCTGCGTCCACATCACCTTGGACCTGTCGCCCCGGCAGTCGGCACGTTTGGTCACGAAGTTGTAGATGCCGCCCTTGCCGTTCTCATCCCCGGGGAACCAGTTCTGGACGGTCGAGTATTTCACCTCGGCGTCTTCCTCGACGATGATCTCGACCACGGCTGCGTGCAACTGCGCGGTGTCGCGCTGGGGCGCGGTGCAGCCTTCCAGATAGGACACGTACGAGCCTTTGTCCGCGATGATCAATGTTCGTTCGAACTGGCCGGTGTTTTCGGCGTTGATGCGAAAATAGGTGCTCAGCTCCATCGGGCAGCGGACACCGGGCGGAATGTAGACGAATGACCCATCCGAAAACACGGCCGAATTCAGTGTCGCATAAAAGTTGTCCGACACCGGAACCACAGTGCCCAGGTACTTTTTGACCAGTTCAGGATGTTCCTTGATCGCTTCTGAAATCGAACAGAAGATCACGCCGGCTTTCTTCAGTTCGGCCTGAAAAGTCGTGCCAACCGAAACCGAGTCAAAAACCGCGTCGACAGCAACCTTGCGGCCCTCGGCCGGTGCGTCTTCAGCACCTTCGACGCCAGCCAAAATCATCTGTTCTTTCAGTGGGATACCCAGCTTTTCGTATGTGGCCAACAGCTTGGGATCGACCTCATCCAAGGACTTTGGCTTTTCTTCCATCGATTTCGGACGGGCATAGTAATACTGGTTCTGAAAATCGATCTCGGGATAGGTGACCATGGCCCATTTCGGTTCTTCCATCTTGGTCCAGCGCTCAAACGCGGCCAGACGCCACTCGGTCATCCATTCCGGTTCTTCATTCTTTTCCGAGATCAGTCGGACGATGTCAGGGTTCACACCTTTCGGCGCGTACTCCATCTCAATGTCAGTTTCCCAGCCGTATTTGTAGGTTCCGGCCTCGCGCACCGCATCCACGGTTTCCTGATCGACACCTTCTTTAACCTGGGTCTGGTCCAAAGCGGCCATGACTTGCCCTCCGTCAGATCACGCGGCCCGCGCGCGATGCTTTTTCTCTTTCTCAAGCCACGTCTCGGCGAAACGCAGCACATCTTCTTCCGTTGTCCGAGGTCCCAGCGACACGCGGATTGCGCTGCTGGCAGTTTCCTCGTCAAATCCCATTGCGGTAAGCACCGCGCTGGCACGAACCTTGCCGCTGGAACAGGCAGAGCCCGCACTGACGGCAAAACCCGACAGGTCCATCTGCATGACCTGGGTTTCCCCCTTCCAACCGGGCACAGCAAAACACAGGGTGTTTGGCAGGCGTTGCCGCCCTTTCCCGACAAAAATAGGTGATTTTACAGCAGCCTCAAGAGCGTTTTCTAGAATATTTCTAAATTCTTCGATCTGCTCCCAAACGCCATTGGCCAGATCCCGTGCAGCAGCTTCAGCTGCGGCGCCGAACCCCGCGATACCAATGACATTTTCGGTTCCTGACCTGCGGCCCATTTCCTGACCGCCCCCTTTGATCTGCGCCGCCAGATCGGTTCCGCGATGCATCACAACGGCACCGACACCCTTTGGGCCGCCCAGTTTATGGGCGGAAATCAAGGCCATCTGCGCATTCATCCAGTTGAACGCGACAGGCAACTTGCCAAAAGCCTGTGTGGCGTCTGTCACGGCCAGACCGGGCGGCAATGTTTGAACAATCCCCGTCTCAGAGTTTGCCAGTTGCAACGTCGACGTTTCAGGTGCGGTCACCTGCACGTCTCCGGCCTCGGAAACCGAAAGATCCTCTTTGATCCAGGCTCTTACCGCGTCATGCTCAATCGCCGCGCCGTGCAATTTGCGCCCCGACAATGCCAGCGCCGCGCCTTCGGTTGAACCAGAGGTAAAGACGATATCCGCTCCATCCGCCCCAAAGGCCGATGCAACCTGAGCCCGAGCACGCTCGATCAGAGCTTTGGCGGCCCGACCTTCCGCATGAACCGACGAGGGGTTGCCGCAGACATCCATCGCCGCAATCATCGCGTCCCTTGCTTCGGGGCGCAGCGGCGTTGTTGCATTGTGATCCAGATAAAAACGTTTCATGGATACATCTTTTTGCCGACAGACTTCATTCCTTACCTCGCCCGCTCAGATCATTCATCTACGACAGAGAACAGGCTCGGCACGGCCGGGCATGGGGCGAGGTCGTTCTTGATCACATCCGACAACCGGGTTTGATGCAGGAACACATAGACATGCGCGCTGAGACTTTCCCAAAGCCGATTGGTCAACGATTGTGCGCGGCTGCCGGACGAAGCCCCGGACGCACCTGCCCCTTTTTGCAGCGCATCAACGGTTTCGTCCACGGCCGCCAGAATCTCGACAACGCGAATTTCGGATGCCGGGCGCGCCAGTCGATACCCGCCGCCGGGCCCACGCACGGA contains:
- a CDS encoding cysteine desulfurase; translation: MYDVQKIRSDFPILSRQVNGKPLTYLDNGASAQKPQVVIDAVTRAYSEEYSNVHRGLHYLSNLSTEKYEAVRGIIARFLGASNEDEIVLNSGTTEGINLVAYGWAMPRLEAGDEIVLSVMEHHANIVPWHFLRERQGVVLKWVDVDADGGLDPQAVIDAIGPKTKLVAVTQCSNVLGTVVDVKAITEGAHARGVPVLVDGSQGAVHMPVNVQDIGCDFYAITGHKLYGPSGSGAIYIKSERMAEMRPFIGGGDMIKEVSKDQVIYNDPPMKFEAGTPGIVQTIGLGVALEYMMDLGMENIAAHESGLRDYAMQRLNGLNWLQVQGTRPDKAAIFSFTLDGAGHAHDVSTILDKKGVAVRAGHHCAGPLMDHLGVTATCRASFGLYNTTDEVDTLIEALELAHDLFA
- a CDS encoding cysteine desulfurase family protein; the protein is MKRFYLDHNATTPLRPEARDAMIAAMDVCGNPSSVHAEGRAAKALIERARAQVASAFGADGADIVFTSGSTEGAALALSGRKLHGAAIEHDAVRAWIKEDLSVSEAGDVQVTAPETSTLQLANSETGIVQTLPPGLAVTDATQAFGKLPVAFNWMNAQMALISAHKLGGPKGVGAVVMHRGTDLAAQIKGGGQEMGRRSGTENVIGIAGFGAAAEAAARDLANGVWEQIEEFRNILENALEAAVKSPIFVGKGRQRLPNTLCFAVPGWKGETQVMQMDLSGFAVSAGSACSSGKVRASAVLTAMGFDEETASSAIRVSLGPRTTEEDVLRFAETWLEKEKKHRARAA
- a CDS encoding YIP1 family protein; translation: MAVSSDILATYRGPGRVVHRLLEMGQREDRALVFVMAFCVVAFVAQMPSLARKAHIEGVELNMLLGGALLGSVFILPLFFYTLALVSYWAARMAGGQGTAYGARLALFWALLASAPLVLLNGLVAGFIGPGPALTIVGVAWVAVFVWFWLSGLRQVQRSAA
- a CDS encoding YIP1 family protein — its product is MTINSLGALAVLTIRSPDQAARQLLSLKPGREGLWLAFALAVVLNCLVQLGIDLSVPVPQGQIAPPPESIPVVLLRSAGAMLLSILAFFVVGKAIGGKASFDDLMVLTVWLQFLQIVALVMTLVLSLTMPFLMMMMLFATAILSLYITLHFLNEAHQFGSLWKSFAVILLSALIAVPFVLYLTPAAPV
- the sufC gene encoding Fe-S cluster assembly ATPase SufC; this translates as MLEIKNLHVKLEEEDKQILKGVDLTVEAGKVHAIMGPNGSGKSTLSYVLSGRDGYEVTEGSATLDGEDLLEMEPEERAAAGVFLAFQYPVEIPGVGNMTFLRTAVNAQRKARGEDELSAADFLKEVRAKAKTLKIDADMLKRPVNVGFSGGEKKRNEILQMAMLEPKMCIMDETDSGLDVDAMKLVAEGVNALRDEDRGFLVITHYQRLLDHIKPDVVHIMADGRIVKTGGPELALEVENNGYADILAEVN
- a CDS encoding Rrf2 family transcriptional regulator, which produces MKLSTKGRYAMVALADIALQPTERLVTLGEISERQDISLPYLEQLFVKLRRANLVSSVRGPGGGYRLARPASEIRVVEILAAVDETVDALQKGAGASGASSGSRAQSLTNRLWESLSAHVYVFLHQTRLSDVIKNDLAPCPAVPSLFSVVDE
- the sufB gene encoding Fe-S cluster assembly protein SufB, whose translation is MAALDQTQVKEGVDQETVDAVREAGTYKYGWETDIEMEYAPKGVNPDIVRLISEKNEEPEWMTEWRLAAFERWTKMEEPKWAMVTYPEIDFQNQYYYARPKSMEEKPKSLDEVDPKLLATYEKLGIPLKEQMILAGVEGAEDAPAEGRKVAVDAVFDSVSVGTTFQAELKKAGVIFCSISEAIKEHPELVKKYLGTVVPVSDNFYATLNSAVFSDGSFVYIPPGVRCPMELSTYFRINAENTGQFERTLIIADKGSYVSYLEGCTAPQRDTAQLHAAVVEIIVEEDAEVKYSTVQNWFPGDENGKGGIYNFVTKRADCRGDRSKVMWTQVETGSAVTWKYPSCILRGNESQGEFYSIAIANNYQQADTGTKMVHLGKNTKSRIVSKGISAGKAQNTYRGLVSMHPKAKDSRNYTQCDSLLIGDKCGAHTVPYIEVKNNSSRVEHEATTSKVDDDQLFYCRQRGMDEEEAVALVVNGFCKDVLQALPMEFAMEAQQLVAISLEGSVG
- a CDS encoding SufD family Fe-S cluster assembly protein; this translates as MALPEVKQSATEARLSALIMPDAGCTRAAREDALARVLETGLPGRRDEYWKYTQPDTLVSPDAPPAAVFADDEPLMFSELDRLNIVFVDGEFSAEESDDLSLEGVTIDRLEDICCKDIHWAKDLYGVLEARGQSPVQRPLAALNTAFASDGVAIHVTGKPSKPINLIYRHASPVSDAILHHVVRVESGAEATILETGPAASRFNKCMEIDIADKGTLHHVRAQGRDHERRAATHMFTRLGTESVYKSFTLTVNGVLTRNEQVVELTGDDAVAHVAGACVGDGDFHHDDTVFITHDAVNCESRQVFKKVLRNGATGVFQGKILVKEGAQKTDGYQISQSLLLDGDSQFLAKPELEIYADDVACSHGSTSGAIDETALFYLRSRGVPVKDATNMLTLAFLAEAVDEIEDSALTDEIVSRLEGWLARRG